In the Campylobacter sp. RM6914 genome, one interval contains:
- a CDS encoding 4-(cytidine 5'-diphospho)-2-C-methyl-D-erythritol kinase yields the protein MKSYAKINIFLKIVGTRGNYHEILSRFARFEDIFDEIEFQKADKFELTSNVDIKDNIILKAKTELENAGFKDVINEFFTAHKIVLNKNIPTGAGLGGGSSNAATFLLMTNEQLNLKIPMNKLAQIGAKIGSDVPFFIYGYKSANVSGVGEIVKEFDDDVPQTRLITPNVFCSTPQVYKKFRSDFMQNINVKQANDFLNLSSSKLLQNFKNYELNDLYAPCLELYPQLKEHEDQFLSGSGSSFFMLKSQDSK from the coding sequence ATGAAAAGCTACGCAAAAATCAATATCTTCTTAAAGATCGTCGGTACTCGCGGCAATTATCATGAAATTTTATCGAGATTTGCGAGATTTGAAGATATTTTTGATGAGATAGAATTTCAAAAAGCGGACAAATTTGAGCTTACTAGCAATGTTGACATTAAAGACAACATCATTTTAAAGGCCAAAACCGAGCTTGAAAATGCGGGCTTTAAAGATGTGATCAATGAGTTTTTTACTGCCCATAAAATCGTTCTTAATAAAAATATCCCAACAGGCGCCGGTCTTGGTGGAGGAAGTTCAAATGCGGCGACATTCTTACTCATGACAAACGAGCAGTTAAATTTAAAAATCCCAATGAACAAACTAGCACAAATCGGCGCAAAGATCGGCTCTGATGTGCCGTTTTTTATCTATGGATACAAAAGTGCAAATGTTAGCGGAGTTGGTGAGATAGTTAAAGAATTTGACGATGATGTACCTCAAACTAGGCTTATAACGCCTAATGTATTTTGCTCCACGCCTCAGGTTTATAAAAAATTTAGAAGTGATTTTATGCAAAATATCAATGTGAAACAGGCGAATGATTTTTTAAATTTGAGCTCATCAAAGCTTTTGCAAAATTTTAAAAACTACGAGCTAAACGATCTTTATGCGCCTTGTCTTGAACTTTATCCGCAGCTTAAAGAGCATGAGGATCAATTTTTAAGTGGAAGTGGAAGCTCGTTTTTTATGCTTAAATCACAGGATAGCAAATGA
- a CDS encoding ATP-dependent helicase: MQNLLNQLNDSQQEAARHIDGAMLILAGAGSGKTKTITTRLAYLIGEVGIDPANTLTLTFTNKAANEMRSRALAMLSDVNTNFTPLLCTFHKFGLLFLKFYISKIGRKNNFIIIDTDDKKRIIKSFESQIATSILANEISNYKNSLLSVEDVYKNANFLNNENGKDGFYQKVAVIYERYEEYLKTNNLVDFDDLLMLTYKILDENEDLAREISNRYKYIMVDEYQDTNDLQYKLLRKLCATHENICVVGDDDQSIYGWRGAKVENILNFKDQFKDVKIIRLEQNYRSTTPILKAANELIDHNRNRLGKNLISVSGDGEEIKLMESFDENIESNKIAKQIKELLLSGVAAKDIAILYRINALSRSLEDGLNKEKIPYKMVGGIKFYERAEIKDIISYLRLVINQNDDFSIKRIINRPKRGLGKISLEKLEKIAFDNKISLFEAILAIDEKDEVFSKKIKSALIEFTQNLKELQGFESLYELIDKIETKFGIKKYYESLPDGSERAANIDEFYAMLKDQIKQNPSFDLDEFLNELTITSEQDNISSEAISIMSVHASKGLEFEHLFVIGFEEGFFPLIGDGSDIEEERRLAYVAITRAKRNLTLTFANSRFYKGQRTRLNKSRFLSESGLVQGSLVIEQSNEYKKGDLVKHKIFGIGRVTEVSKVKKELKLTINFAGNVKEIMSSFVEHAV, encoded by the coding sequence ATGCAAAATTTATTAAACCAATTAAACGATTCACAACAAGAGGCTGCAAGACATATTGATGGAGCCATGCTTATCCTTGCTGGTGCTGGTAGCGGTAAAACAAAAACCATCACAACTCGCCTAGCCTATCTAATAGGCGAAGTTGGCATAGATCCGGCCAATACACTAACACTTACTTTTACAAACAAAGCTGCAAACGAAATGCGAAGTCGCGCACTTGCTATGCTTAGCGATGTAAATACAAATTTCACTCCCCTACTTTGCACATTTCACAAATTCGGTCTTTTGTTTTTAAAATTCTACATCTCAAAAATTGGACGCAAAAACAACTTTATCATCATCGACACCGATGACAAAAAGCGTATCATAAAAAGTTTTGAAAGCCAGATCGCGACCTCTATCCTCGCAAATGAAATTTCAAACTACAAAAACTCTCTTTTAAGCGTAGAAGATGTTTATAAAAACGCAAATTTTTTAAACAATGAAAACGGGAAAGACGGCTTTTATCAAAAGGTAGCCGTTATCTACGAACGCTACGAAGAGTATTTAAAAACAAATAACTTGGTCGACTTTGACGATCTACTCATGCTGACATATAAAATTTTAGACGAAAACGAGGACTTAGCTCGTGAAATTTCAAACAGATATAAATACATCATGGTCGATGAGTATCAAGATACAAACGACTTGCAATACAAACTTCTAAGAAAGCTTTGCGCAACACATGAAAATATCTGCGTCGTCGGCGATGATGATCAAAGCATATACGGCTGGCGCGGTGCAAAGGTCGAAAATATCCTAAATTTCAAAGACCAGTTTAAAGATGTAAAGATCATAAGACTAGAGCAAAACTATCGCTCAACTACGCCGATATTAAAAGCCGCAAACGAGCTTATCGACCACAACCGCAACAGGCTTGGTAAAAATTTAATCAGCGTCAGCGGGGACGGTGAAGAGATAAAACTCATGGAAAGCTTTGATGAAAACATAGAGTCAAACAAGATAGCAAAACAGATAAAAGAGCTACTTCTAAGCGGAGTTGCGGCAAAAGACATAGCCATACTTTACCGTATAAACGCCCTTTCTCGCTCACTTGAAGATGGCTTAAATAAAGAAAAAATTCCATATAAAATGGTCGGAGGTATTAAATTTTACGAACGTGCCGAGATCAAAGATATCATAAGTTATTTAAGGCTTGTGATCAATCAAAATGATGACTTTTCGATAAAACGTATCATCAACCGTCCGAAACGAGGACTTGGTAAGATAAGTCTTGAAAAACTCGAGAAAATCGCATTTGACAATAAAATTTCACTCTTTGAAGCAATTCTTGCCATAGATGAAAAAGACGAAGTTTTTAGCAAGAAAATCAAATCCGCACTAATAGAATTTACTCAAAACTTAAAAGAACTACAAGGCTTTGAGTCACTTTATGAACTTATTGATAAGATAGAAACAAAATTTGGTATTAAAAAATACTACGAAAGCTTGCCTGACGGAAGTGAACGTGCAGCAAATATCGACGAATTTTACGCGATGTTAAAGGATCAAATCAAGCAAAATCCAAGCTTTGATCTTGATGAGTTTTTAAACGAACTAACCATAACTAGCGAGCAGGATAATATAAGCAGCGAAGCTATCTCGATAATGAGCGTGCATGCTAGTAAAGGTCTTGAGTTTGAACACCTTTTTGTTATAGGATTTGAGGAGGGATTTTTCCCGCTCATCGGAGATGGTAGCGACATAGAAGAAGAGCGCCGCTTGGCATACGTAGCCATAACTAGAGCCAAAAGAAATTTAACGCTGACCTTTGCAAATTCACGCTTTTACAAAGGTCAGCGAACAAGACTTAACAAAAGTAGATTTCTAAGCGAAAGTGGGCTTGTACAAGGCTCTCTTGTTATAGAACAAAGCAACGAATACAAAAAAGGTGATCTTGTCAAACATAAAATTTTTGGTATCGGTCGCGTAACAGAAGTTAGCAAAGTCAAGAAAGAGCTTAAGCTTACGATAAATTTTGCCGGCAATGTCAAAGAGATCATGTCAAGCTTTGTTGAGCATGCCGTATGA
- the smpB gene encoding SsrA-binding protein SmpB: protein MIKDLAKNKKALHDFSILETFEAGIVLRGSEVKSLRAGRVNLKDSFVRIIKGEMFLLNAHIGHLETTHASFRPDERAPRKLLMHKKQIDKLFGSVTRDGLTMVALSLYLNDKNIVKVRVALAKGKNLHDKRETLKKREADLEARAAMKKSI, encoded by the coding sequence ATGATAAAAGACTTAGCAAAAAATAAAAAAGCGCTACATGATTTTAGCATTTTAGAAACATTTGAAGCCGGTATAGTTTTACGTGGCAGTGAAGTAAAATCGCTTCGCGCAGGACGAGTAAATTTAAAAGATAGTTTCGTACGTATCATAAAAGGCGAGATGTTTTTGCTAAACGCTCACATCGGACATTTAGAAACAACACACGCAAGCTTTAGGCCAGACGAACGCGCTCCAAGAAAGCTTTTAATGCACAAAAAACAGATCGATAAACTATTTGGTAGCGTGACAAGAGATGGCCTAACCATGGTTGCGCTCTCGCTTTATCTAAACGATAAAAATATCGTTAAAGTTCGTGTAGCACTTGCAAAAGGTAAAAATTTACACGACAAACGTGAAACTTTAAAAAAACGTGAAGCCGACCTTGAAGCTCGTGCCGCAATGAAAAAATCTATTTAA
- a CDS encoding M3 family oligoendopeptidase: MSKWDLTPLFKNTQELENFTSKTKLKCEKFKAKFEKKLALLNEQDFKNSIENYESLLSDISKIITYAFLVFAKDTKQGAFYAKFDEECTKAQQNLLFFEIEFNELDEKIQDKFIHSSPKYAYYLSNLQKQKAHQLSLKEEEVLLRTSNTGAQAFARLFDESMSAMKFKFKDKLLSEEEILSKLHSANRDERKMAAKSLSKELSRHQHLLTYIYNMIKTDLATSCELRGFDKPEAPRHLDNQITKQSVDALIKASEDSFGLVHEYYRKKREILGLKKLYDYDRYAPLKSGDEIYSFKTSKEIVLKAFNKFSPEFGKIAKMAFEDGWIDAYPSDGKRGGAFSHSGSSDAHPYVLLNHTDQRRDLFTLAHELGHAIHQKLSYSVGYLNSDTPLTTAETASVFCEMLVFDYVKNTLAPKERQALIASKLEDIFATLYRQINFTTFERRIHAHKGEISSDELNKIWLEESAKMFGDSVILNDYYKIWWSYIPHFIHTPFYCYAYSYAQLLVLALFGLYKSGKCENFVEIYTKFLSFGGSKSPKELVLMFGFDIDSDDFWQIGLKEIKELLKEFKEVN; this comes from the coding sequence ATGAGCAAATGGGATCTAACTCCACTTTTTAAAAATACACAAGAACTTGAAAATTTTACATCAAAGACTAAGCTTAAGTGCGAAAAATTTAAAGCTAAATTTGAAAAAAAGCTGGCTTTATTAAACGAGCAAGATTTTAAAAACAGCATAGAAAATTACGAAAGTCTACTCTCTGACATCTCGAAAATAATAACTTACGCCTTTTTAGTCTTTGCAAAAGACACAAAACAAGGTGCATTTTATGCTAAATTTGATGAAGAGTGCACAAAGGCGCAACAAAATTTGCTATTTTTCGAGATAGAATTTAATGAGCTTGATGAAAAAATTCAAGACAAATTTATACACTCATCACCAAAATACGCCTACTATCTATCAAATTTACAAAAACAAAAAGCACATCAACTAAGCTTAAAAGAAGAAGAGGTTCTGCTTCGCACTTCAAACACAGGAGCACAAGCCTTTGCAAGACTTTTTGACGAAAGTATGAGTGCAATGAAATTTAAATTTAAAGATAAACTGTTAAGCGAAGAGGAAATTTTAAGCAAACTTCACAGCGCAAATAGAGATGAGCGCAAAATGGCTGCAAAATCACTCTCAAAAGAGCTTAGTAGACATCAACATCTTTTGACATATATCTACAATATGATAAAAACAGATCTTGCAACATCTTGCGAGCTACGAGGCTTTGATAAGCCAGAAGCGCCACGCCATCTTGATAATCAGATCACAAAACAAAGCGTAGATGCACTTATTAAAGCAAGCGAGGATAGCTTTGGTCTCGTGCACGAATACTACCGAAAAAAACGTGAAATTCTAGGACTTAAAAAGCTTTATGACTACGATAGATACGCGCCGTTAAAAAGTGGCGACGAAATTTATAGCTTTAAAACAAGCAAGGAGATAGTCTTAAAGGCTTTTAATAAATTTAGTCCAGAATTTGGCAAGATCGCCAAAATGGCGTTTGAGGACGGCTGGATAGATGCTTATCCAAGCGATGGCAAAAGAGGAGGGGCATTTTCACACTCTGGCTCAAGTGACGCCCATCCATACGTTTTGCTTAACCACACAGACCAAAGGCGCGACTTATTTACTTTAGCTCATGAGCTTGGGCATGCCATACATCAAAAGCTAAGTTATAGCGTAGGCTATTTAAATTCCGACACCCCGCTTACTACAGCAGAAACTGCTTCGGTATTTTGCGAGATGTTGGTTTTTGACTATGTCAAAAATACACTTGCACCAAAAGAACGTCAAGCACTTATCGCAAGCAAGCTTGAAGATATCTTTGCAACACTTTATCGCCAGATAAATTTTACTACATTTGAAAGACGCATTCATGCGCACAAAGGCGAGATAAGTAGTGACGAGTTAAATAAAATTTGGCTTGAAGAGAGTGCGAAAATGTTTGGAGATAGCGTTATTTTAAATGATTATTATAAAATTTGGTGGAGCTACATCCCACATTTTATCCACACTCCATTTTACTGCTATGCCTACTCTTATGCACAACTTTTAGTTCTTGCTTTATTTGGACTTTACAAGAGTGGCAAGTGTGAAAATTTCGTTGAAATTTATACTAAGTTTTTAAGCTTTGGTGGCTCAAAAAGTCCAAAAGAGCTTGTTTTAATGTTTGGTTTTGATATAGACAGTGATGATTTTTGGCAAATAGGTCTAAAAGAGATTAAAGAGCTTTTGAAAGAATTTAAGGAGGTAAATTAA
- the truB gene encoding tRNA pseudouridine(55) synthase TruB, whose product MNAIFVADKPTGLSSNQFLSRLKRKYKVKKAGYSGTLDPFASGALIVAFGSYTRLFRFLNKSPKVYEATMWIGASSKSLDNQNITQVQKILPFAPSSLEIVRQDLLGEVEFIPPKYSAKNINGERAYNLAKKGIEFELKKQTMQVFSCEILHYMHPFLTFRISLSEGGYVRSYAELFAKKLGFDATLTALRRISEGKFKFENEKFLNPTEILDIKGNEYLGDISDLLDGKELNVGKLKFKENGIYLLNYDKFFSIIEVQNDMVNYCLNKVEKC is encoded by the coding sequence ATGAACGCAATATTTGTCGCCGATAAACCAACCGGACTAAGCTCGAATCAATTTCTTAGCCGCTTAAAACGAAAATACAAGGTTAAAAAGGCTGGCTACTCCGGCACGCTTGATCCATTTGCAAGTGGCGCTTTAATCGTTGCATTTGGCTCGTATACACGTTTGTTCAGGTTTTTAAATAAGTCCCCAAAAGTATATGAAGCAACAATGTGGATAGGGGCAAGTAGCAAAAGTCTGGATAATCAAAACATAACGCAGGTGCAAAAAATTTTACCTTTTGCACCAAGCTCGCTTGAGATAGTGCGTCAAGATTTATTAGGAGAGGTTGAATTTATCCCCCCAAAATATAGCGCTAAAAACATAAACGGTGAGCGCGCGTATAATCTTGCAAAAAAAGGTATAGAATTCGAGCTAAAAAAACAGACGATGCAGGTTTTTAGCTGTGAAATTTTACACTACATGCATCCGTTTTTGACATTTAGAATTTCACTTAGCGAAGGTGGATATGTGCGCTCTTACGCGGAGCTTTTTGCAAAAAAACTAGGCTTTGATGCAACATTAACGGCACTTAGACGGATTAGCGAAGGTAAATTTAAATTTGAAAACGAAAAATTTCTAAATCCAACTGAAATTTTAGACATAAAAGGCAACGAATATCTAGGCGACATAAGCGACCTGCTTGACGGCAAAGAGCTTAATGTAGGCAAGCTAAAATTTAAAGAAAATGGGATATATTTACTAAATTATGATAAATTTTTTAGTATTATCGAAGTGCAAAACGATATGGTTAATTATTGTTTAAACAAGGTTGAAAAATGTTAA
- the sstT gene encoding serine/threonine transporter SstT: protein MSAFSKLARRYADGNLIVQILIGIILGAIVGFWGHSQLGAGGESANFANSILNTISILGNLFVGALKAVAPILVFVLVATSIITKEFGETKGMGKIVFLYLLATFLAAVVAVCASFMFPVELVLKGVETTQLSAPQNVIDVLKDLIFKIVQNPVVAISTGNYIGIIAWAVGAGIALRSCSKETKNVFKDVSEGITKIVKFVIRLAPFGIFGLVAISIHETGFDALAGYLKLILVLVGSMLLVAFGVNPLIAFIITKKNPYPLIMTTIKESAVTAFFTRSSAANIPVNMALCKKLGLKEELYSISIPLGATINMAGAAVTISVLALAAVNSLDHITVDFADALLLSFISAIGACGASGVAGGSLLLVPLACALFGISDDIAMQVVAVGFIIGVIQDSVETALNSSSDVVFTAIASETIK from the coding sequence ATGAGCGCTTTTTCAAAACTTGCCAGACGCTATGCCGACGGCAACTTGATCGTTCAAATTTTAATAGGCATTATTCTTGGTGCTATCGTAGGTTTTTGGGGACACTCACAACTTGGCGCAGGTGGCGAGTCTGCTAATTTTGCAAATAGTATTTTAAACACTATTTCTATACTTGGCAACCTTTTCGTCGGCGCACTTAAGGCCGTAGCTCCGATACTTGTTTTTGTTCTAGTTGCAACATCGATAATAACAAAAGAGTTTGGCGAAACAAAAGGCATGGGCAAGATCGTATTTTTATATCTTTTAGCTACATTTTTAGCAGCCGTTGTAGCAGTTTGTGCAAGCTTTATGTTCCCTGTTGAACTTGTCTTAAAAGGCGTTGAAACGACACAGCTAAGCGCCCCTCAAAACGTTATAGATGTATTAAAAGACCTTATATTTAAAATCGTACAAAACCCCGTAGTTGCAATAAGCACCGGTAACTATATAGGCATAATCGCCTGGGCTGTAGGTGCCGGTATTGCGCTTAGAAGTTGCTCAAAAGAGACTAAAAATGTATTTAAAGATGTTAGCGAAGGTATCACAAAGATCGTTAAATTTGTAATCCGTCTTGCTCCGTTTGGTATTTTTGGTCTTGTTGCGATTAGCATTCATGAGACAGGGTTTGACGCTCTTGCTGGATACCTAAAACTTATCTTAGTTTTAGTTGGTTCTATGCTACTTGTGGCCTTTGGAGTAAATCCTCTAATCGCATTTATAATAACAAAGAAAAATCCATACCCTCTTATAATGACAACAATTAAAGAAAGTGCTGTAACTGCGTTTTTCACTCGTTCATCTGCAGCAAATATCCCTGTAAACATGGCTCTTTGTAAAAAACTCGGTTTAAAGGAAGAGCTTTACTCTATCTCTATACCTCTTGGTGCTACCATCAACATGGCTGGCGCGGCGGTCACTATAAGCGTTTTAGCACTTGCGGCAGTAAATTCTCTTGATCATATTACTGTTGATTTTGCAGATGCACTTTTACTTAGTTTTATATCAGCTATCGGAGCATGCGGAGCTTCTGGAGTTGCCGGTGGTTCATTACTACTTGTGCCTCTTGCTTGTGCACTATTTGGAATTTCAGACGATATCGCTATGCAAGTCGTTGCGGTAGGATTTATAATCGGCGTTATCCAGGACTCTGTCGAAACTGCATTAAACAGCTCGTCTGACGTTGTATTTACGGCGATTGCTTCAGAAACTATCAAATAA
- the csrA gene encoding carbon storage regulator CsrA: MLILSRKENEEILLGNDIKITVVSISKSGVKIGIEAPKNMMILRSELSNEIKAKNTEASKHASDENLTELSKKIEK, encoded by the coding sequence ATGTTAATACTTTCAAGAAAAGAAAATGAAGAAATTTTGCTTGGCAACGACATCAAAATAACAGTTGTTAGCATCTCAAAAAGTGGTGTTAAAATCGGCATAGAAGCCCCAAAAAACATGATGATACTAAGAAGCGAGCTTTCAAATGAGATCAAAGCCAAAAATACAGAAGCAAGCAAACATGCAAGCGATGAAAATTTAACGGAACTATCAAAGAAAATCGAGAAATGA